In Nitrosopumilus sp. b3, one DNA window encodes the following:
- a CDS encoding tetratricopeptide repeat protein, with product MTALVGLFSRTPKDPNKKKNIEKLKEIKKLVKEKKYAAALKSGNDFLHKVPHHHDILFTMGGIYYLQNKYKTAISYFDKALEIASYDVEVLLLKAYSHQKLGENKRAIQCCEKIQEIDPKNKSVLKLLEELNS from the coding sequence GTGACTGCTTTGGTTGGATTATTCAGTAGAACTCCAAAAGATCCCAACAAGAAAAAAAATATTGAAAAACTAAAAGAAATAAAAAAACTAGTTAAAGAAAAAAAATATGCTGCTGCTCTAAAATCTGGAAATGATTTTTTGCACAAAGTTCCACATCATCATGATATTTTGTTTACTATGGGTGGAATTTACTATTTACAAAACAAGTACAAAACTGCAATATCTTACTTTGATAAAGCATTAGAAATTGCTTCATATGATGTTGAAGTTTTGCTACTCAAAGCATATTCACATCAAAAATTGGGTGAAAACAAAAGGGCAATTCAATGCTGTGAAAAAATTCAAGAAATTGATCCAAAAAATAAATCTGTTCTAAAATTACTAGAAGAATTGAATTCTTAA
- the nadA gene encoding quinolinate synthase NadA yields the protein MLVQQSSQLKEEILRLKKEKDVVILAHNYQIPDVQDVADFTGDSLGLSRQAATVDQKTILFCGVNFMAETAAIISPDKKVLLPDLEAGCSLSDSITVDELRNWKKQHPGAIAVGYVNTTAEIKAELDYCCTSSNAVNVVKAIPEEKEILFLPDMFLGSYVAKMTGRKNMHIWAGECHVHAGITPEDVTEKLNSMKDAEFVIHPECSCTTPMMYDVADGSYDDKKVSILSTEGMLNHVHQSKAKNFVVATETGILYKMRQQNPGKTFIPASEKAECQYMKMITLEKVYDALINEKNVITVPKEIADKARLAINRMLEIS from the coding sequence ATGTTGGTTCAACAATCATCTCAGCTTAAAGAAGAGATTCTGAGACTCAAGAAAGAAAAAGATGTGGTAATTTTAGCACATAATTATCAAATTCCTGATGTGCAAGATGTTGCAGATTTTACTGGTGATTCTTTGGGACTTTCAAGGCAGGCCGCTACTGTAGACCAAAAGACGATTTTATTTTGCGGTGTAAATTTTATGGCAGAAACTGCTGCAATTATTAGTCCCGACAAAAAAGTACTTCTTCCTGATTTGGAAGCAGGATGCTCTCTATCTGATTCTATAACTGTTGATGAATTACGCAATTGGAAGAAACAACATCCTGGTGCAATTGCTGTAGGATATGTAAATACGACAGCAGAAATTAAAGCGGAACTAGATTATTGTTGTACTTCATCTAATGCGGTAAATGTTGTAAAAGCAATTCCTGAAGAAAAAGAAATATTATTTTTGCCCGATATGTTCCTTGGCTCTTATGTTGCAAAAATGACTGGGAGGAAAAATATGCATATCTGGGCAGGAGAATGCCATGTCCATGCTGGAATTACTCCTGAAGATGTAACTGAAAAATTAAACTCTATGAAAGATGCGGAATTTGTAATTCATCCTGAATGTAGCTGCACAACTCCTATGATGTATGATGTGGCTGATGGAAGCTATGATGACAAAAAAGTTTCAATTCTTTCTACCGAGGGAATGTTGAATCATGTTCATCAATCAAAAGCAAAAAACTTTGTTGTTGCAACAGAGACTGGAATCTTGTATAAAATGCGACAGCAAAATCCAGGAAAAACATTCATCCCCGCATCAGAGAAAGCTGAATGCCAATACATGAAGATGATTACTCTTGAAAAAGTGTATGATGCACTGATAAATGAAAAAAATGTTATCACTGTCCCAAAAGAAATTGCTGATAAGGCCCGTTTGGCAATAAATAGAATGCTTGAAATCAGTTAA
- a CDS encoding aspartate dehydrogenase — protein sequence MKRIGLLGCGAIGTQIALAIDSGKIPGILTHVYDASKETAIELVSKLNSKPEIVENSHLLSSHSINIVVEAASQDAVKDVGLSVLQNKRDLMIMSVGALLDESIYDILSDACEHFKKTIYLPSGAIAGLDGIKSVKDELESVSLTTTKHPRSLKGAKFFETSQIDLNAISDSTTIFEGTAKEAVSLFPANINVAALLSLSGIGSEKTIVKIIADPNTDKNTHHIEAAGKFGKMNFTIENFPDSNNPKTSRLAILSAIETLRKYCSDDIQIGT from the coding sequence TTGAAACGAATAGGTTTGTTGGGATGTGGAGCAATAGGAACTCAAATTGCTCTTGCTATTGATTCAGGAAAAATCCCTGGGATTCTAACACATGTTTATGATGCATCAAAGGAAACTGCAATCGAACTTGTCTCAAAATTAAACTCAAAACCCGAAATAGTTGAAAACTCCCATCTCTTATCTTCTCATAGTATAAACATTGTAGTTGAAGCTGCATCTCAAGATGCCGTAAAAGATGTTGGCCTTAGTGTCTTGCAAAATAAACGTGATTTGATGATCATGAGTGTTGGTGCGTTACTAGATGAATCAATTTATGATATTTTGTCTGATGCCTGTGAGCATTTCAAAAAAACTATCTATCTGCCCTCTGGTGCAATTGCCGGTTTGGATGGTATTAAATCTGTTAAAGATGAGTTAGAGTCTGTATCACTCACAACAACAAAACACCCACGTTCTCTGAAAGGTGCAAAGTTTTTTGAAACTTCTCAAATCGATTTGAATGCTATTAGTGATTCTACTACAATCTTTGAAGGAACTGCAAAAGAAGCAGTTTCACTGTTTCCTGCAAACATCAATGTTGCAGCACTCCTTTCATTATCTGGAATCGGAAGTGAAAAAACAATTGTCAAAATCATTGCTGATCCAAATACTGATAAAAACACTCACCACATTGAGGCAGCAGGAAAATTTGGAAAGATGAACTTTACAATAGAAAATTTCCCAGATTCTAACAATCCTAAAACAAGCCGTTTAGCAATTTTATCTGCAATCGAAACTTTGCGAAAATACTGCTCTGATGATATTCAGATAGGTACCTGA
- a CDS encoding PEFG-CTERM sorting domain-containing protein, translated as MIRYVFALLLVLIIPTSSYAFTEHIFATDAYAQYLDISQIESEKVTFEFDEKLYDIYYGYRGSLDSMGTEHQYPVLSSMKINQERKSIEIVMEDVPEKTDFWVRTPEDVLYAEGEKFKVLVDGVDTGYDLMKYPNDYVVGLVISEGTENIEIIGTRVIPEFEGLTILILGVSILAIIYTAQKNPLVKGWTRIN; from the coding sequence TTGATTCGATATGTTTTTGCTCTTCTTTTAGTTTTGATAATACCTACATCAAGCTACGCTTTTACTGAACACATATTCGCAACTGATGCGTATGCTCAATACCTTGACATCTCTCAAATAGAATCCGAAAAAGTTACTTTTGAATTTGATGAAAAATTATATGATATTTACTATGGATATCGGGGTAGTCTTGATTCAATGGGAACTGAACATCAATACCCAGTACTATCATCGATGAAAATAAACCAAGAAAGAAAATCAATAGAAATTGTCATGGAGGATGTTCCAGAAAAAACTGATTTTTGGGTAAGAACTCCTGAAGATGTCCTTTATGCTGAAGGTGAAAAATTCAAAGTACTAGTTGATGGAGTAGATACAGGATATGATTTGATGAAATACCCAAATGACTATGTTGTTGGTTTGGTAATTTCAGAAGGTACTGAAAATATTGAAATTATTGGAACTAGAGTTATCCCGGAATTTGAAGGATTGACAATTTTGATTCTTGGAGTTTCTATACTGGCAATAATCTACACAGCACAAAAGAATCCACTAGTAAAAGGTTGGACTAGAATTAATTAA